A single genomic interval of Gossypium raimondii isolate GPD5lz chromosome 11, ASM2569854v1, whole genome shotgun sequence harbors:
- the LOC105803202 gene encoding actin-depolymerizing factor, which produces MSFTGLGRPNATSGMCAAGHAKDTFLELKRKKIYRYLVFRIDEKKRKVVVEKTGDPAETYDDFTASLPENDCRYAVYDFDFVTSDNCQKSKIFFIAWSPSSSRIRSKVLYATSKHGLREELDGIHYEIQATDPTEMDLEVLKDRAN; this is translated from the exons ATGTCGTTTACAGGACTGGGTCGG CCAAATGCCACATCTGGCATGTGCGCTGCCGGTCACGCCAAGGATACATTTTTGGAactgaaaaggaagaaaatttaCCGCTATTTGGTATTTAGGATCgatgagaagaaaagaaaagttgtgGTTGAGAAAACTGGTGATCCAGCTGAGACTTATGATGACTTCACTGCATCTCTTCCCGAGAATGATTGTCGATATGCTGTATATGACTTCGATTTTGTTACTTCTGACAATTGCCAAAAGAGCAAGATTTTCTTCATTGCATG GTCCCCTTCATCATCTCGAATCCGTTCAAAAGTGCTCTACGCCACTTCAAAACACGGGCTTAGAGAGGAACTGGATGGTATCCACTATGAGATTCAGGCAACTGACCCTACAGAGATGGATCTTGAAGTGCTGAAGGATCGTGCTAACTGA
- the LOC105803201 gene encoding probable inorganic phosphate transporter 1-7: protein MVVGNKLQVLDALDVAKTQWYHFTAIIIAGMGFFTDAYDLFCISLVTKLLGRIYYHVDGAKSPGSLPPNVSAAVNGVAFCGTLAGQLFFGWLGDKLGRKKVYGMTLMLMVICSIASGLSFSSNPKAVMATLCFFRFWLGFGIGGDYPLSATIMSEYANKKTRGAFIAAVFAMQGFGILGGGIFAIIISAAFMASFHAPPYEVDPVGSTVPEADYVWRIVLMVGALPAALTYYWRLKMPETARYTALVAKNAKQAASDMSKVLQMDIEAEPQKIEQEKIRYGLFSKEFAKRHGLHLLGTTTTWFLLDIAFYSQNLFQKDIFSAIGWIPSAKTMNALEEVYKIARAQTLIALCSTVPGYWFTVAFIDIMGRFAIQLMGFFFMTVFMFALAIPYDHWIHKDNRIGFVVMYSLTFFFANFGPNATTFVVPAEIFPARLRSTCHGISAAAGKLGAMVGAFGFLYLAQNKDKAKADAGYPAGIGVKNSLIVLGVINALGFLFTFLVPESKGKSLEEMSGENENNGEGEAGESSSSSSNH from the coding sequence ATGGTGGTAGGAAACAAATTACAGGTACTTGACGCGCTTGATGTAGCCAAAACACAATGGTACCACTTCACTGCAATCATTATAGCTGGGATGGGCTTCTTCACTGATGCATATGATCTCTTCTGCATATCTCTCGTTACCAAATTGCTTGGCCGCATATACTACCATGTTGATGGCGCTAAGAGCCCCGGATCATTGCCCCCCAATGTATCGGCTGCCGTTAATGGTGTAGCGTTCTGCGGAACGCTAGCAGGCCAGCTATTCTTCGGTTGGCTTGGTGATAAGCTAGGCCGAAAGAAGGTCTACGGTATGACTCTCATGCTCATGGTCATATGCTCTATAGCATCAGGTCTATCTTTTAGCAGTAACCCTAAAGCAGTGATGGCAACCCTTTGCTTCTTCCGGTTCTGGCTCGGCTTTGGCATCGGTGGTGATTATCCACTTTCCGCCACCATCATGTCCGAATATGCCAACAAGAAGACTCGCGGAGCTTTCATTGCGGCAGTGTTTGCGATGCAAGGATTCGGAATTTTAGGAGGTGGCATCTTTGCTATTATTATATCCGCTGCATTCATGGCCTCGTTTCACGCGCCACCCTACGAGGTCGATCCTGTGGGCTCCACTGTTCCAGAAGCAGACTATGTTTGGCGTATTGTTTTGATGGTTGGAGCACTCCCAGCGGCGCTTACCTACTACTGGAGGCTGAAGATGCCAGAAACCGCTCGTTACACCGCCCTTGTTGCTAAGAATGCTAAGCAAGCTGCATCTGATATGTCAAAAGTTTTGCAGATGGACATTGAGGCGGAGCCACAAAAGATTGAGCAAGAGAAAATCCGATATGGCTTGTTTTCCAAGGAGTTTGCTAAACGCCATGGACTTCACCTGCTTGGGACAACCACCACTTGGTTCTTGCTTGACATTGCATTCTACAGCCAAAACTTGTTCCAAAAGGATATCTTTAGCGCCATTGGCTGGATTCCATCTGCCAAGACCATGAATGCCCTTGAAGAAGTTTACAAAATTGCAAGGGCGCAAACACTGATTGCTCTTTGCAGCACCGTTCCAGGCTACTGGTTCACAGTGGCTTTCATTGATATTATGGGAAGATTTGCCATCCAATTGATGGGCTTCTTCTTCATGACGGTGTTCATGTTTGCACTGGCCATCCCTTACGACCACTGGATTCATAAGGACAACCGAATTGGCTTCGTTGTTATGTACTCATTGACCTTCTTCTTCGCGAATTTCGGACCCAATGCCACAACATTTGTGGTACCGGCTGAGATTTTCCCTGCAAGGTTGAGGTCCACTTGCCATGGTATATCAGCAGCTGCAGGAAAGCTTGGTGCTATGGTTGGTGCATTTGGATTCTTGTATTTGGCGCAGAATAAGGATAAGGCCAAGGCAGATGCAGGGTACCCTGCAGGTATTGGAGTCAAGAATTCACTTATAGTATTAGGTGTAATCAATGCATTGGGCTTCCTCTTCACTTTCTTGGTGCCTGAATCGAAAGGGAAATCTTTAGAAGAGATGTCAGGCGAGAACGAAAATAATGGAGAGGGAGAAGCAGGGGAATCGTCGTCATCATCATCTAATCACTAA